The sequence AAGGAGTTTGAAATCCTCAGTGGATACTTTTTTGTTGTGGTTCAACTCTTTGTATACTCTATTCTAGCTGCAAGGCTCTATTACTGGCTTAAAAAGTAGGAAGGCTTTGAAATATTGAAGTTGGGAACAGGTGTGTGGAGAAAAGGTTTATAAGGATGTAAAGGAAACTTTACGTAAAGGAAACTTTACATGGTGAGGAGGATGAGCAAGCTTGTCCATCTTCCACCACTAGTTGGTGTTATGGCAATGGGATGGATAATGGGTTGGGCACTCCCAGAGGGAAAAGTTGAAGTATCCGTGGCGGTTTTTGTCTTAGGAGCGTTTTTCATTCACAGTTATTATTCAATCCTTGAAAGGAGAGGTCATGTCTTCGAGGACGAGCGTACAAAAAGGATAAGCGAAATTGCCGCAGTAAGAACTATTCAAATTGTAGAAGTAACT comes from Thermococcus litoralis DSM 5473 and encodes:
- a CDS encoding DUF2178 domain-containing protein, which codes for MSKLVHLPPLVGVMAMGWIMGWALPEGKVEVSVAVFVLGAFFIHSYYSILERRGHVFEDERTKRISEIAAVRTIQIVEVTLAIAMIALTGKLSDPKFAGAFAAIGLTLAGMLFLHFILRHYYARRM